A genome region from Arachis duranensis cultivar V14167 chromosome 8, aradu.V14167.gnm2.J7QH, whole genome shotgun sequence includes the following:
- the LOC107463292 gene encoding DNA polymerase delta catalytic subunit: protein MSSGGRKRRAPPTSHPSPATQAKTQALSQEDDFVDEDVFLNETLITEDEESLILRDIEERQALANRLSKWTRPALSSDYVSQSCSVLFQQLEIDYVIGESHKELMPNSSGPAAIIRIFGVTKEGHSVCCNVHGFEPYFYISCPPGMGPDDISHFHQTLEGRMREANRNSNVGKFVRRIELVQRRSIMYYQQSSSHPFLKIVVALPTMVASCRGILDRGIQLNGLGMKSFMTYESNVLFALRFMIDCNIVGARSLSNCQLEFDCLHSELISHAPEGEYSKMAPFRILSFDIECAGRKGHFPEPTHDPVIQIANLVTLQGEDQPFIRNVMTLNSCSPIVGVDVMSFDTEREVLLAWRDFIHEVDPDIIIGYNICKFDLPYLIERAQALKIAEFPILGRIRNSRVRVKDTTFSSRQYGTRESKEVAVEGRVQFDLLQVMQRDYKLSSYSLNSVSAHFLSEQKEDVHHSIISDLQNGNAETRRRLAVYCLKDAYLPQRLLDKLMFIYNYVEMARVTGVPISFLLARGQSIKAKQKNLVLPNVKQAGSEQGTYEGATVLEARAGFYEKPIATLDFASLYPSIMMAYNLCYCTLVTPEDVRKLNLPPESVNKTPSGETFVKSNLQKGILPEILEELLAARKRAKADLKEAKDPLEKAVLDGRQLALKISANSVYGFTGATIGQLPCLEISSSVTSYGRQMIEHTKKLVEDKFTTLNGYEHTAEVIYGDTDSVMVQFGVSTVEEAMNLGREAAEYISGTFTKPIKLEFEKVYFPYLLISKKRYAGLFWTKPDNFDKMDTKGIETVRRDNCLLVKNLVNDCLHKILIDRDIPGAVQYVKNAISDLLMNRMDLSLLVITKGLTKTGDDYEVKAAHVELAERMRKRDAATAPNVGDRVPYVIIKAAKGAKAYERSEDPIYVLENNIPIDPQYYLENQISKPILRIFEPILKNASKELLHGSHTRSISISTPSNSGIMKFAKKQLTCIGCKALLSKGNHTLCSHCKGREAELYCKTVTHVSELEMLFGRLWTQCQECQGSLHQDVLCTSRDCPIFYRRKKAQKDMAEAKLQLDRWNF from the exons ATGAGCAGCGGCGGCCGGAAACGCCGTGCTCCACCGACTTCGCATCCCTCGCCGGCCACCCAGGCGAAAACCCAGGCCCTGTCTCAGGAAGATGATTTCGTCGATGAGGATGTGTTCCTCAACGAAACCCTCATCACGGAGGACGAAGAGTCCCTCATCCTCCGCGACATCGAGGAGCGCCAGGCCCTCGCTAACCGCCTCTCCAAGTGGACCCGCCCTGCCCTCTCCTCCGACTACGTTTCGCAATCTTGCAGCGTCC TTTTTCAGCAGCTGGAGATTGATTACGTAATTGGAGAGAGCCACAAAGAGTTGATGCCGAATTCGTCTGGACCTGCTGCTATAATTAGAATATTTGGTGTTACAAAGGAAG GACACAGTGTTTGCTGCAATGTTCATGGGTTTGAACCATATTTCTACATCAGCTGCCCGCCTGGAATGGGTCCGGATGATATCTCCCATTTTCATCAAACTCTTGAG GGAAGGATGCGAGAGGCCAATAGAAACAGTAACGTGGGCAAATTTGTTCGTCGTATTGAATTGGTGCAGAGAAGGAGCATTATGTATTATCAGCAGTCCAGTTCTCATCCCTTTCTCAAAATTGTAGTTGCTCTCCCCACAATGGTTGCCAGCTGCCGTG GTATTCTTGATAGAGGTATTCAGCTTAATGGTCTTGGCATGAAGAGCTTCATGACTTATGAAAGCAATGTACTTTTTGCCCTTCGCTTCATGATTGATTGCAATATAGTTGGTGCAAGAAGCTTGTCTAACTGTCAGTTAGAGTTTGATTGCTT GCATTCGGAATTGATTAGCCATGCTCCAGAAGGTGAATATTCAAAGATGGCACCATTTCGCATATTGAGTTTTGACATTGAGTGTGCTGGTCGTAAAGGTCATTTTCCTGAGCCTACCCATGATCCTGTTATCCAG ATTGCTAATCTAGTTACATTACAAGGAGAAGATCAGCCATTCATCCGTAATGTGATGACCCTTAATTCATGTTCTCCCATAGTTGGTGTTGATGTGATGTCGTTTGATACAGAAAGAGAAGTCCTTCTGGCCTGGAGG GATTTCATCCATGAAGTTGATCCTGATATTATAATTGGATATAACATCTGCAAATTTGACCTGCCATATCTTATTGAG AGAGCTCAAGCCTTGAAAATAGCAGAATTTCCTATTCTGGGCCGTATCAGGAACAGTAGGGTCCGAGTAAAGGATACAACTTTTTCATCTAg ACAGTATGGAACCAGAGAAAGTAAAGAAGTTGCTGTAGAAGGGAGAGTTCAATTTGATCTGCTCCAG GTTATGCAAAGAGACTACAAATTAAGTTCTTATTCTTTGAATTCTGTTTCAGCACACTTTCTTTCTGAGCAG AAAGAGGATGTTCACCATTCTATCATATCTGATCTTCAGAATGGAAATGCAGAAACTAGGAGGCGCCTTGCTGTGTATTGTTTAAAG GATGCTTATCTCCCTCAACGGCTTTTAGATAAATTGATGTTCATTTATAATTATGTGGAGATGGCTCGAGTAACAGGTGTCCCAATTTCTTTTCTGCTTGCTAGGGGCCAAAGCATTAAG GCAAAGCAGAAGAACCTGGTTCTTCCTAATGTAAAACAGGCTGGTTCAGAACAAGGAACATATGAAGGTGCCACT GTATTGGAGGCAAGAGCTGGGTTCTATGAAAAGCCAATTGCTACTTTAGATTTTGCATCACTATATCCATCTATTATGATGGCctataatttatgttattgtacCCTG GTGACTCCTGAAGATGTTCGGAAACTTAATCTTCCTCCAGAATCAGTGAACAAAACTCCATCTGGGGAAACATTTGTTAAATCAAATTTGCAGAAG GGAATACTTCCTGAAATTCTTGAAGAGCTTTTAGCCGCGCGTAAAAGGGCAAAAGCAGATTTGAAG GAGGCAAAAGATCCCCTTGAGAAAGCCGTGCTTGATGGTAGACAACTGGCCCTGAAG ATCAGTGCAAATTCTGTATATGGGTTTACTGGGGCAACTATTGGTCAGTTACCATGCTTGGAGATATCGTCAAGTGTAACTAGCTATG GTCGACAAATGATTGAGCACACAAAAAAACTTGTGGAAGATAAATTTACAACTCTTAATGGCTATGAACACACTGCCGAG GTAATATATGGTGACACGGATTCAGTCATGGTTCAGTTTGGTGTCTCTACGGTAGAAGAGGCTATGAACCTGGGAAGAGAAGCTGCTGAATATATTAGTGGAACTTTCACAAAA CCCATCAAACTAGAGTTTGAGAAGGTTTACTTTCCATATCTCCTAATTAGCAAGAAGAGATATGCTGGTTTGTTTTGGACAAAACCAGACAACTTTGACAAAATGGACACTAAAG GTATTGAAACAGTTCGGAGAGACAATTGTTTATTAGTCAAAAACCTTGTGAACGATTGCCTTCACAAAATATTGATTGATAGGGACATCCCTGGGGCAGTTCAATATGTTAAAAATGCAATTTCAGATCTTCTTATGAACCGAATGGATTTATCACTTTTGGTTATTACAAAG GGTTTGACAAAGACAGGAGATGATTATGAAGTGAAGGCAGCTCATGTTGAACTTGCTGAAAGGATGCGCAAG CGAGATGCTGCCACTGCTCCAAATGTTGGGGATAGAGTACCATATGTCATTATTAAAGCTGCAAAGGGTGCCAAG GCTTATGAGAGATCAGAGGATCCAATATACGTCCTGGAGAACAATATTCCTATAGATCCCCAATACTATCTTGAGAATCAAATCAGCAAG CCAATTCTAAGGatttttgagccaattctgaaGAATGCTAGCAAAGAACTTCTCCATGGAAGCCACACAAGATCTATTTCGATTTCTACTCCGTCAAACAGTGGCATCATGAAATTTGCTAAGAAACAGCTAACTTGCATTGGTTGCAAAGCTTTACTTAG CAAGGGAAATCACACTCTTTGCTCACATTGCAAAGGAAGGGAAGCCGAGCTGTACTGCAAAACAGTGACACATG TTTCCGAACTAGAAATGCTTTTTGGGAGGTTGTGGACACAGTGCCAGGAATGTCAAGGTTCACTTCATCAGGACGTTCTCTGTACaag TCGTGATTGTCCTATTTTTTATCGACGAAAAAAGGCTCAAAAAGATATGGCTGAAGCAAAGCTGCAACTTGACCGATGGAACTTCTAA